Proteins encoded by one window of bacterium:
- a CDS encoding potassium channel protein: protein MAAQIGSLTLSKAGRLRLAFLGLALVLVGGTSGMMVIEDMRFLDALYMVVITLSTVGYGEVQPLHDAGRIFVMVVITFGVATVTLFATVVGEVIFEGQFTELVARRKMESSIAKLENHSIIAGFGRVGRQVALEFSRRNVPFVVLERRAESHELLTELGYLYYEGDATNEEVLHHVGISRAKTLISTLPEEAQNVYLTLTARYMNPQLTIIARADYEEGEKKLTIAGANHVVVPHILGGTRMAMASLQPNVLDFMRMTVGGSTEGLVVEELLVPEGSWLANRTLANSEIKQKYGANIVGIKKQNREMLVNPDPATELRGGDVLVVIGEGSRLERLSRELKG from the coding sequence ATGGCGGCTCAAATCGGATCCCTGACATTGTCCAAGGCCGGACGGCTACGGCTGGCCTTCCTGGGGCTTGCCCTCGTTCTGGTTGGCGGAACATCCGGAATGATGGTGATCGAGGATATGCGCTTTCTTGACGCGCTCTATATGGTCGTCATCACTCTCTCAACAGTCGGCTATGGCGAGGTTCAGCCGCTGCATGATGCCGGCCGGATCTTCGTAATGGTAGTGATCACGTTCGGCGTGGCAACCGTCACCCTGTTTGCCACTGTTGTGGGAGAGGTCATATTCGAAGGGCAATTCACCGAACTAGTGGCGAGGCGCAAGATGGAATCTTCAATCGCGAAGTTGGAAAACCACAGCATCATCGCCGGTTTCGGGCGAGTCGGACGTCAGGTCGCGCTGGAATTTTCGCGACGGAATGTTCCGTTCGTCGTGCTGGAACGTCGCGCCGAATCTCACGAGTTGCTGACAGAGTTGGGGTATCTGTACTATGAAGGAGATGCAACCAACGAGGAAGTACTCCATCACGTGGGGATCAGCCGCGCCAAAACCCTCATTTCCACTCTTCCGGAAGAAGCCCAGAATGTCTACCTGACCCTGACCGCCAGGTACATGAATCCCCAACTGACCATTATCGCTCGCGCAGATTACGAGGAAGGAGAGAAAAAGCTGACTATTGCGGGAGCAAACCATGTCGTCGTTCCCCACATTCTGGGCGGGACCCGCATGGCGATGGCGTCGCTTCAACCCAATGTCCTTGATTTCATGCGGATGACCGTGGGTGGCTCTACCGAGGGGCTGGTCGTTGAGGAATTGCTCGTACCCGAGGGTTCTTGGTTGGCCAACCGGACTTTGGCCAACTCTGAAATCAAGCAGAAGTATGGCGCCAATATCGTCGGGATCAAAAAGCAGAACCGGGAGATGCTGGTCAACCCTGACCCGGCCACTGAGTTGCGAGGAGGGGATGTCCTGGTGGTGATTGGCGAAGGGTCCAGACTGGAACGGCTTAGTCGAGAACTCAAGGGGTAA
- a CDS encoding serine/threonine-protein phosphatase — MPLRLKVAGKTDKGLVRPGNEDHLHLDLKNNVFAICDGMGGAQAGEVASYLAGEVLHRSFNQFSNQLLDDPALNFDAPVPATGGLLLRAIRLANRAIFRKSAADSALSGMGTTIVALAFEADHITIAHVGDSRAYRLEQKALIPLTIDHSWLNEIQRSQQITIEEASNIVGKNIITRALGVREWVDVDYRALKVQAGEIFILCSDGLCGYSDDDEIQKVAVKYRENVDDIVDNLVRLALDRGAPDNVTVVAVQVVETTSTGLPTSETATLAHESDSTLGAEDRWLEKFEATPQPAVESTHKPNKAFLIGMFALFAVISVLIIVFGQGK, encoded by the coding sequence GTGCCATTACGATTGAAAGTAGCCGGCAAAACCGACAAGGGTCTGGTCAGGCCGGGGAACGAAGATCATCTCCATCTCGATCTGAAAAACAACGTCTTTGCCATTTGTGATGGTATGGGCGGTGCTCAGGCGGGCGAGGTTGCCTCTTATCTCGCCGGTGAGGTGCTGCATCGTTCGTTCAACCAATTTTCCAATCAGTTATTGGATGATCCTGCGCTCAATTTTGACGCCCCGGTCCCGGCGACCGGCGGTCTGTTGCTCAGAGCGATCAGGTTGGCCAACAGAGCCATCTTCCGCAAATCTGCCGCTGATTCCGCGCTGTCGGGGATGGGGACGACGATCGTTGCCCTGGCCTTCGAGGCGGACCATATTACTATCGCCCACGTTGGCGACAGCCGGGCCTACCGCCTCGAGCAGAAGGCGCTGATTCCGCTGACCATCGACCATAGCTGGCTGAACGAAATTCAGCGTTCGCAGCAGATCACGATCGAGGAAGCCAGCAATATCGTCGGCAAGAATATCATCACCCGTGCCCTGGGGGTTCGGGAATGGGTGGATGTAGATTATCGCGCGCTCAAGGTCCAGGCGGGGGAGATATTCATCCTCTGTTCCGACGGCCTCTGCGGCTATTCCGATGATGACGAGATCCAAAAAGTGGCGGTCAAGTATCGCGAAAACGTTGACGATATTGTAGATAACCTGGTTCGATTGGCGCTGGATCGCGGCGCGCCAGATAACGTCACCGTTGTGGCTGTTCAGGTTGTAGAGACCACCTCCACCGGCTTGCCGACCAGTGAAACAGCAACTCTGGCTCATGAATCGGATAGTACGCTGGGGGCGGAAGACCGATGGCTGGAGAAGTTTGAAGCCACTCCGCAGCCGGCTGTAGAGTCAACTCATAAGCCCAACAAGGCATTCCTGATCGGAATGTTCGCCCTCTTTGCCGTTATCTCCGTGCTGATCATCGTCTTCGGACAAGGGAAATGA
- a CDS encoding T9SS type A sorting domain-containing protein — protein MKRRITLHLTVILAMTMLATLASAQPYPGPFFVNFYSSASLYNGVPVPVGSIIRAYDPDGVLSGMDTVGIGPSNAAGFFGFMNVYGDQPSTAGLDEGPINGDSLSFTINGRPATVVSGDPTYTESAQKELVLSATAASVAMTVIEIPGDDAATFNRTIRFTVKVRNDGTGEDFYHISTSHSDTSFHSIVLDSFVYAQPGDTVSVEFEVRTPIFASSLDTVDVISYTVNSGIDPSQTYSDDVNLYLSITDVPDGGNLPRGFALNQNYPNPFNPTTTISFTLPRSSEVRLEVFDILGRSVESRDLGYRSVGDHAVEYDASALSSGVYFYRLVTDYAQQSRKMLLVK, from the coding sequence GTGAAAAGACGTATTACGTTACATCTGACTGTCATACTGGCGATGACGATGCTGGCAACCCTGGCCTCGGCACAGCCGTATCCTGGACCGTTTTTTGTCAATTTCTACAGCTCGGCGAGTCTGTACAACGGTGTACCAGTCCCAGTCGGATCGATCATCCGGGCCTATGATCCTGACGGAGTACTCTCCGGTATGGACACGGTGGGGATCGGACCATCCAACGCGGCCGGATTCTTTGGCTTTATGAACGTGTATGGTGACCAGCCCAGCACGGCGGGCCTTGATGAAGGACCGATCAACGGCGACAGCCTCAGTTTCACGATCAATGGTCGTCCGGCGACCGTTGTTTCCGGCGATCCCACGTATACTGAATCAGCTCAAAAGGAACTGGTCCTTTCCGCGACTGCGGCAAGCGTGGCGATGACTGTGATCGAGATCCCGGGCGACGACGCGGCGACGTTTAATCGGACAATCCGCTTCACGGTGAAAGTTCGCAATGACGGCACGGGCGAGGATTTCTATCATATCTCGACCAGCCACAGCGATACGAGTTTCCACTCGATCGTGCTTGATTCGTTCGTGTACGCTCAGCCGGGTGATACGGTCTCGGTGGAATTTGAAGTTCGTACGCCGATCTTCGCCTCCTCCCTCGACACGGTTGACGTGATCTCCTACACCGTTAATTCCGGGATCGACCCGTCGCAGACCTACTCCGATGACGTGAATTTGTATCTGTCGATCACCGATGTACCGGATGGCGGCAATCTGCCGCGCGGTTTTGCGCTGAACCAGAACTATCCGAACCCGTTCAACCCGACAACGACGATCTCGTTCACGTTGCCGCGGTCGAGCGAAGTTCGCCTTGAGGTCTTTGATATTCTCGGGCGCTCGGTTGAGAGCCGCGATCTGGGGTATCGATCGGTTGGTGATCATGCAGTTGAGTACGATGCTTCAGCGTTAAGCAGCGGCGTCTATTTCTACCGTCTGGTGACCGACTATGCCCAGCAATCCAGAAAGATGTTGCTGGTCAAATAG
- the htpX gene encoding zinc metalloprotease HtpX — MNTLKTFMLMVFLMLLFMWLGYMFGGSTGMLFALVFATLINFGMYWFSDKVVLKMYRAREVTEMDHPRLYRITKSVAQKAMLPMPKVYIVPSQGPNAFATGRNPEHSAVAATEGILAMLNDDELEGVIGHEMAHIQNRDMLIGTIAATFAGAIGYIAHMAQWSAIFGGMGGRSSDDEGGGGGGMIGVLVAAIVAPIAAMLIQTAISRQREYKADAEGGRITGKYHGLATALEKLHRSPVQLKLDDRPATANLMIINPLSGRGLVSLFSTHPPVEERIKRLREMAQHPVHTGYAG, encoded by the coding sequence ATGAATACGCTGAAGACATTCATGCTGATGGTCTTTTTGATGCTGCTGTTCATGTGGCTTGGGTACATGTTCGGCGGCAGCACGGGGATGTTGTTTGCGCTGGTTTTCGCCACGTTGATCAATTTCGGCATGTACTGGTTCTCTGATAAAGTCGTGCTGAAGATGTACCGTGCGCGCGAGGTCACCGAAATGGATCACCCGCGCCTGTACCGAATCACGAAATCGGTGGCCCAGAAGGCAATGTTGCCAATGCCCAAGGTCTATATCGTCCCGTCTCAGGGACCGAATGCGTTTGCCACCGGGCGGAACCCGGAGCACTCCGCAGTCGCCGCAACCGAGGGGATACTGGCAATGCTTAACGATGATGAGCTCGAAGGGGTCATTGGACACGAGATGGCCCATATCCAGAATAGGGACATGCTGATCGGCACGATCGCCGCCACCTTTGCGGGCGCGATCGGGTATATCGCTCACATGGCCCAATGGAGCGCGATCTTTGGCGGTATGGGCGGCCGAAGCAGTGATGACGAAGGTGGCGGTGGTGGTGGAATGATCGGCGTACTGGTGGCGGCTATTGTCGCCCCGATCGCGGCGATGTTGATCCAGACCGCGATCTCCCGTCAGCGCGAATACAAGGCTGATGCCGAGGGGGGCCGGATCACCGGCAAATACCACGGCCTGGCCACCGCTCTGGAAAAACTGCACCGTTCGCCGGTCCAATTGAAACTTGACGACCGTCCGGCAACCGCTAACTTGATGATCATAAACCCGCTCTCCGGGCGTGGGTTGGTCAGTCTCTTTTCCACCCATCCTCCGGTTGAGGAGCGGATCAAGCGGTTGCGAGAAATGGCGCAGCACCCTGTGCACACTGGATATGCCGGATAG
- a CDS encoding VOC family protein, protein MTANGLFRKVDTVMLRVADLEKSRAWYREKLGVKELFGEKKENLVVISFGGDTSITLWQLKEGQSLTPGAKTGCFPILMSDDVRRAHRTLSERGVQTEPVQSGGSVQWFAFYDLDGNRIEVCEVFA, encoded by the coding sequence ATGACCGCTAATGGCCTCTTCCGGAAAGTAGATACCGTCATGCTCCGCGTCGCTGATCTGGAAAAGTCGCGCGCCTGGTATCGTGAAAAACTGGGTGTGAAAGAGCTGTTCGGCGAAAAGAAAGAGAACCTGGTGGTCATCTCATTTGGCGGAGATACCTCCATAACGCTCTGGCAACTCAAAGAGGGTCAATCGTTGACTCCGGGGGCCAAAACCGGTTGCTTCCCTATCCTGATGTCCGATGATGTTCGCAGGGCACACCGAACCCTGTCCGAACGCGGCGTGCAGACCGAACCGGTGCAGTCCGGCGGATCAGTTCAGTGGTTCGCGTTTTACGATCTGGATGGGAATCGGATCGAGGTGTGCGAAGTGTTCGCCTAG
- the vanZ gene encoding VanZ family protein — MALTAPAQSLGRRLLWYHLPVVLYAAAIASLSAIPNLSGPKLSDFGGDKLIHCLEYGIFTWLILRSLESMPTGVGRTGLILFAIGLAAAYAGLDEYLQSFVPGRDSSVADFAADTVGSVLVALVWRSKKGQV, encoded by the coding sequence ATGGCACTAACCGCACCAGCCCAAAGTCTTGGCCGACGACTCCTCTGGTATCACCTCCCGGTGGTACTTTATGCGGCAGCGATCGCCTCGCTTTCTGCGATTCCCAACCTGAGCGGCCCGAAACTGTCTGATTTTGGGGGAGATAAGCTGATTCATTGCCTTGAGTATGGGATCTTCACCTGGCTGATCCTGCGATCCCTGGAGAGCATGCCTACCGGGGTTGGGAGAACCGGGCTAATTCTGTTCGCCATTGGGCTAGCAGCGGCATATGCCGGTTTGGACGAATATTTGCAATCTTTTGTCCCGGGGCGGGACTCTTCGGTCGCAGACTTTGCGGCCGACACGGTCGGATCGGTGCTGGTAGCGCTGGTTTGGCGATCAAAAAAAGGGCAGGTTTAG
- a CDS encoding T9SS type A sorting domain-containing protein has product MTDTICGYVTDEEGMSIAGATVELWANWPYGSPVATTTTNENGAFFFGGEHPTPYDLYAYASGYYPNWKLENYGTQCGTIELRQLQELIPVDRWVDYYCGFATLDDSIALPIGTVVEVKDADGTLAGRQIVTEPGVIRFMPVYRDSAGSDIDEGAETGDMLWFYVNGMIAETSPSEVIYPADYAQVEVCVNGSLRGGKVCQLMEGWNLVSWNVDTPTDSIEAVLGEIMECVEVVLGFEGGGLTYDPELEQFSTLWQTDHMSGYWIKVKTGCSPELRLAGSVVPANTPIPVYRGWNLVSYLPEMTMIPEDALVSVNDHLLIAYGYDNGIQVHQPGMGDFNTLEEMMTCHGYWMKLSTDDVLIYPGGETPVLTTAIESPYAAAARVSAATDVNTTIAWVNLYSRDLTVDGRTVKAGSSIEAYSLSGTKIGSFRMQRDGQFGFMPVYSDAGLNENITGLKPGEKFTLRVNGEDVNETIVWTTTGDRIELGRLTTATGGTLPGSFSLAQNYPNPFNPTTTISFSLPSKGTAKIEIYNVLGKLVAVPFNGSVEAGEHQVVWNGKNETGEAVASGVYFYRLTADNYTDTKKMMLLK; this is encoded by the coding sequence ATGACCGACACTATTTGCGGCTACGTGACCGACGAAGAAGGCATGTCGATCGCCGGCGCGACGGTTGAACTCTGGGCGAACTGGCCATACGGCAGCCCAGTGGCGACCACAACCACCAACGAAAACGGTGCGTTCTTCTTCGGTGGTGAGCATCCGACTCCGTACGATCTTTATGCGTACGCGTCCGGATACTATCCGAACTGGAAGCTCGAAAACTACGGCACGCAGTGCGGTACGATCGAACTGCGCCAGCTGCAGGAGCTGATCCCGGTTGATCGCTGGGTTGACTACTACTGCGGTTTTGCCACGCTCGATGATTCGATCGCTCTGCCGATCGGAACGGTCGTCGAAGTGAAAGATGCCGATGGTACCCTGGCTGGTCGCCAGATCGTCACCGAACCGGGTGTCATTCGGTTCATGCCGGTCTATCGTGACTCTGCCGGTTCTGATATTGATGAAGGCGCCGAGACCGGCGACATGCTCTGGTTCTACGTGAACGGTATGATCGCTGAAACCTCGCCCTCCGAAGTGATATATCCTGCCGACTACGCGCAGGTTGAAGTCTGTGTCAATGGTTCGCTCCGTGGCGGCAAGGTTTGCCAGTTGATGGAAGGCTGGAACCTGGTTTCCTGGAATGTCGATACGCCGACTGATTCGATTGAAGCAGTTCTCGGCGAGATCATGGAATGTGTGGAAGTCGTGCTCGGATTCGAGGGTGGCGGACTCACCTATGATCCGGAACTCGAGCAGTTCTCGACTCTCTGGCAGACCGACCATATGAGCGGCTACTGGATCAAGGTCAAGACCGGTTGCTCACCTGAATTGAGACTGGCTGGTTCCGTGGTCCCGGCGAATACGCCGATCCCGGTCTACCGCGGCTGGAACCTCGTGAGCTATCTGCCCGAAATGACCATGATCCCCGAAGATGCATTGGTCAGCGTGAATGACCACCTGTTGATCGCTTATGGATACGATAACGGTATCCAGGTCCATCAGCCGGGCATGGGCGACTTCAATACTCTCGAAGAGATGATGACTTGCCACGGCTACTGGATGAAGCTCTCGACAGACGATGTCCTGATCTATCCGGGTGGCGAGACACCGGTCCTGACGACCGCCATTGAGTCTCCGTATGCAGCGGCGGCCCGCGTCTCCGCGGCGACCGACGTCAATACCACGATCGCCTGGGTGAACCTCTACTCGCGTGATCTGACAGTTGATGGTCGGACAGTGAAGGCTGGTTCTTCGATCGAAGCGTACAGCCTGTCCGGAACAAAGATCGGTTCATTCAGAATGCAGCGCGACGGACAGTTCGGCTTTATGCCGGTCTACTCCGATGCCGGCCTGAATGAGAATATTACCGGTCTGAAGCCGGGTGAGAAGTTCACGCTCCGCGTGAATGGCGAAGATGTCAACGAGACCATCGTCTGGACCACCACTGGTGACCGGATCGAACTGGGTCGTTTGACCACGGCGACGGGCGGTACTCTGCCGGGCAGCTTCTCGCTGGCGCAGAACTATCCGAACCCGTTCAACCCGACGACGACTATCTCCTTCAGCCTCCCGTCCAAGGGTACGGCGAAGATTGAGATCTATAACGTTCTTGGTAAGCTGGTGGCTGTGCCGTTTAACGGCTCGGTCGAAGCTGGTGAGCATCAGGTGGTCTGGAATGGTAAGAACGAAACTGGCGAAGCGGTTGCTTCGGGAGTGTACTTCTACCGACTGACTGCCGATAACTATACCGATACCAAGAAGATGATGCTGCTGAAGTAA
- a CDS encoding cation:dicarboxylase symporter family transporter: MTGKIINLILLGVLVGVLLGGMLGAVIPDAMLATAIVGKLYLNALAIVAIILVLVGFPLALARYGDLRRFDNKSAGAFIMTVTSAVVIIAAGVVLVRLVAAQAISPHGFTAAIMSDFFQVQANLSGDYLGQLLPEGLLRAVLNASYLGWVLFALILGLVLPGVGTRGRTLQMFLEDVTGAMIRISELLFVLAPLGLIVVTGVLVARAGGSFSDIFSSLLYPVILVIALVLYCAVVLPLAIKWWHKVPENRGQRDDRDRGRNDRPMMAGGRPGQRPMGQDRGGRGRDPRFDRNRDRDRDRDRGDRGDRPRGDRDDRSRGERGDRDDRGDRDRGRRDFRRDRNEGPRTETPREDSPFAVSKSTHVFDPEAPSQAVPLPEIAGEETPPVVSEEQRPSGDMQRRDRDDRNDRGPRDRRDRDRRGGGGGRDRQGRGGRDRGRGPRRFDRNDSGDRQPAPESVSAEGESNDFDAPSDLSRIFDPVPEIDNTDDQPIRSSRPEPQGDNEYSGETPSTPENEPEIVYGRSRHGNRPERQESDNAKPTPPSPAPETSDNEPKAIDHYSTEGIEFGRASRRKNRR; the protein is encoded by the coding sequence ATGACAGGTAAAATCATCAACCTGATTCTGCTGGGAGTCCTCGTGGGCGTCCTCCTCGGCGGAATGCTCGGCGCGGTTATCCCCGACGCCATGCTTGCGACCGCGATTGTCGGCAAGCTGTATCTAAACGCCCTGGCGATCGTCGCCATCATTTTGGTTCTGGTTGGTTTCCCCCTGGCCCTTGCCCGTTACGGAGACCTCCGCCGGTTCGACAACAAATCTGCCGGTGCCTTTATTATGACCGTCACCTCGGCCGTGGTAATTATCGCCGCCGGTGTTGTGTTGGTCCGTCTGGTGGCCGCTCAAGCCATCTCCCCCCACGGCTTCACAGCCGCGATCATGTCCGATTTCTTCCAGGTTCAGGCTAACCTGTCTGGTGACTATCTCGGACAGCTCCTTCCCGAGGGCCTGCTCCGTGCAGTGCTCAACGCCAGCTACCTTGGGTGGGTCCTCTTTGCCCTGATCCTTGGGCTGGTTCTCCCCGGTGTTGGCACACGTGGTCGCACGCTCCAGATGTTTCTGGAGGATGTCACCGGAGCCATGATCCGGATATCCGAATTACTGTTCGTTCTGGCCCCACTCGGCCTGATCGTGGTGACGGGTGTTCTCGTCGCCCGGGCTGGTGGGTCGTTCAGCGACATCTTTTCGTCCCTGCTTTACCCGGTAATCCTCGTGATCGCTTTGGTACTTTACTGTGCAGTTGTCCTGCCCCTGGCTATCAAATGGTGGCACAAAGTACCGGAAAATCGTGGTCAACGGGATGACCGTGACCGCGGACGCAATGACCGGCCGATGATGGCGGGTGGCCGTCCGGGTCAGCGCCCGATGGGGCAGGATCGCGGTGGACGTGGCCGTGATCCGCGCTTCGATCGCAATCGCGATCGTGATCGTGATCGTGATCGCGGAGACCGTGGCGACCGCCCACGTGGGGATCGTGACGACCGCAGTCGTGGCGAACGTGGTGACCGCGATGACCGCGGTGATCGAGACAGAGGACGCCGCGACTTCCGTCGCGACCGCAACGAGGGACCGCGGACTGAGACGCCGCGTGAAGACTCTCCGTTTGCAGTGAGCAAGTCCACACATGTTTTTGATCCCGAAGCTCCGTCCCAGGCTGTGCCGCTTCCCGAGATCGCCGGTGAAGAGACTCCGCCGGTAGTCAGCGAAGAACAGCGTCCGAGCGGCGATATGCAGCGTCGTGACCGGGATGACCGAAATGATCGTGGTCCGCGCGACCGTCGTGACCGCGACCGTCGCGGTGGTGGCGGCGGACGAGATCGCCAGGGACGTGGCGGCCGTGATCGTGGCCGTGGACCGCGTCGCTTCGATAGAAATGATTCAGGCGACAGACAGCCGGCACCGGAGTCAGTCTCCGCGGAGGGCGAGAGTAACGACTTTGATGCTCCGTCAGATCTCTCCCGGATCTTCGATCCGGTCCCCGAGATCGACAATACCGATGACCAGCCGATTCGCAGCTCCCGACCGGAGCCACAGGGCGATAATGAATATTCGGGTGAGACCCCGAGTACTCCTGAAAACGAGCCGGAAATCGTCTATGGACGCTCACGGCACGGCAATCGACCGGAGCGACAGGAGTCGGATAACGCAAAGCCGACCCCGCCAAGTCCAGCACCGGAAACCAGCGATAACGAACCGAAAGCAATCGATCATTATTCGACCGAGGGTATCGAGTTTGGACGCGCCAGTCGCCGTAAGAATAGGCGGTAG
- a CDS encoding DUF4328 domain-containing protein, whose translation MEHQAFSPKQRLLDLKPLGTLTNVVILALIVCAVLSVLQGLNIVSEIELLSRIKAGDEVLEAEAVTIEERIDQLVWLQLGAFLFSGILFITWFHRAYANVAQWSPDGTAYATKWAVIGWLIPILHVVRPYQIAKEIWTKCCVRQSPNVFAVAAPSGTSLIGYWWGAALLMGALDRIGFQWSQHAETIEQALVAGYIIVASESMTVIAAFIAMSFVRELSARHERAIRSYQSPIAIDGLMQTRMS comes from the coding sequence ATGGAACACCAAGCGTTTTCTCCAAAACAACGGCTCCTTGATCTCAAACCACTAGGTACGTTAACTAACGTGGTGATTCTTGCCCTCATCGTTTGTGCGGTCCTCTCCGTCCTGCAGGGCCTCAACATTGTCTCCGAAATTGAATTGCTCAGTCGGATCAAGGCAGGGGACGAGGTCCTTGAGGCAGAGGCTGTCACGATTGAAGAGAGAATTGATCAACTGGTCTGGCTTCAGCTTGGGGCTTTCCTTTTCAGCGGAATACTTTTCATAACATGGTTCCATCGCGCTTATGCAAACGTCGCTCAGTGGTCTCCCGACGGCACAGCATACGCTACGAAATGGGCGGTGATTGGATGGCTCATTCCGATCCTCCACGTCGTACGCCCATATCAGATCGCTAAGGAGATCTGGACCAAATGCTGTGTCCGTCAATCTCCTAACGTATTCGCGGTGGCTGCACCGTCAGGTACCAGTCTCATTGGTTATTGGTGGGGGGCGGCCTTGCTCATGGGGGCATTGGACAGGATTGGATTCCAGTGGTCGCAACATGCTGAGACAATCGAACAGGCCTTAGTGGCCGGCTACATCATAGTCGCATCCGAAAGCATGACCGTCATCGCCGCATTCATTGCCATGTCCTTTGTGCGCGAACTCTCGGCCAGACATGAACGGGCGATCCGCTCCTATCAGTCGCCGATCGCGATCGATGGACTCATGCAAACACGGATGTCATAA